A single region of the Dietzia lutea genome encodes:
- a CDS encoding ATP-binding protein, with protein MSAIDIETKRKLREMGAQPLLEAIEAQHEDHVLGMSFHERLQLVVDHAHESFNHSKVDGLIRRAGLRYPSADLRRVDLIGERGLNRAVLAQLATCSFIDRQQNVVFQGFTGSGKSYLGCALAKQACTHRYRAHYIRMPDLEEVWALAKDRPQGQTKFLKKYAAFSLLVIDEWLLDHPDEAMRSMLLELLERRYDTGSTVFCTQYAKKDWHQRLGSGVHADAIMDRIVHSAIWIDTGTHNMREHAAAHQ; from the coding sequence ATGGGCGCCCAGCCCCTGCTGGAGGCTATCGAGGCCCAACACGAGGACCACGTTCTCGGGATGAGCTTCCATGAGCGGCTGCAGCTGGTCGTCGACCACGCCCACGAGAGCTTCAACCACTCCAAAGTCGACGGCCTGATCCGGCGAGCAGGCCTTCGGTACCCGAGCGCTGACCTGCGGCGAGTGGACCTGATCGGCGAGCGCGGCCTGAACCGGGCCGTGCTCGCCCAGCTGGCCACCTGCTCATTCATCGATCGCCAGCAGAACGTCGTGTTCCAGGGGTTCACCGGCTCGGGCAAGTCCTACCTCGGATGCGCCCTGGCCAAGCAGGCCTGCACCCACCGGTACCGGGCGCACTACATCCGGATGCCCGACCTGGAAGAGGTCTGGGCGCTGGCGAAAGACCGACCGCAGGGGCAGACGAAGTTCCTGAAGAAGTACGCCGCCTTCTCGCTGCTGGTCATCGACGAATGGCTCCTCGACCACCCCGATGAGGCGATGCGCAGCATGCTGCTCGAACTGCTCGAGCGCCGCTACGACACCGGCTCCACCGTCTTCTGCACCCAGTACGCGAAGAAGGACTGGCACCAGCGGCTCGGCTCCGGGGTCCACGCCGACGCGATCATGGACCGCATCGTCCACAGCGCCATCTGGATCGACACCGGCACCCACAACATGCGCGAGCACGCCGCAGCGCACCAGTAG